The nucleotide window GATGGTCATATTTACGTTCCAGTTGGCTTATTTTTTGTGCTAAATCCTTATGGGTATATATAAATTCACGAATTTTTATGAATACCCGCATGATTTGAATATTAACATCTATAGCTTTTGTACTATTAAGAACAGATGATAACATAGCTATACCTTCTTGAGTGAACGCATATGGACGTTTTCGCAAGCTCATTTTTATCGCTGCTTTGGAAGTCGCAATTTGCGACTTCCAATTTTCGGCTTCTTCCTTAGTTAATTGAATCATAAAGTCTGAAGGGAATCTTTTTATATTTCGTTTTACTTGCTCATTCAAACGGCGAGTTTCAACACCGTAAAGTTCTGCTAAATCTCTGTCTATCATAACCTTCATATTTCTGATAAGATAAATCTTGTTTTCAATATCAGCTATTGCTATCAATTTTGTCATTACAATTCTCCTGTTGTTTTCAATTCTTTTAGGTGGTCGCAAATTGCGCCCACTTATAGACTCAATCTTTGCCCTAATTAAGTATCGTGTCCCCTGAATTTCAATGCTGTGAAGTCCAAGATCTAATAGGCCAATCATATTGGCTAAAGCCCTTGCTAGTTAATGAAGTTAAAATAATCAATAATACAATTTTCTTTTTCATTGTATTTATGTTTAGAAGTTATTTATTTATCGAATATTGAATAAACTTCCATACCATTGTTTGTAGTCACATAAATGCTTGAGCCATCTTTTGACATTTCAATATTTGGCAACGGATATTTTTGTGAATAGAGCACGTGACCGGGTTCAAAGGATTGTGTTAAAATTCTGTTTCCATCTTTGTCGAACAGTAGGATGGAACTTACTGCATTTAACTTTTCTTTTGTAGGTGAAATTGAGGTTACAAGTATTTTGTTAAAATTAGCATCACTGGATATTTTCGGCCAGAATAAGTCTATTCCAACTTCTCTTTCCCAGTCAGTATTGCCGGTTTTAATATCAAACATGTAAACCTTGCTTCTATCTGCAGCTATTATTTTGGTAGTATCATGTGGAAATAATATTCCCGTATTTCCAATAATCATCTTTTTTTTCCATAAAAATGTTCCAGT belongs to Candidatus Liberimonas magnetica and includes:
- a CDS encoding ORF6N domain-containing protein, with the protein product MTKLIAIADIENKIYLIRNMKVMIDRDLAELYGVETRRLNEQVKRNIKRFPSDFMIQLTKEEAENWKSQIATSKAAIKMSLRKRPYAFTQEGIAMLSSVLNSTKAIDVNIQIMRVFIKIREFIYTHKDLAQKISQLERKYDHHDFQIQKLFDKTRDIPMLQEKHIKINGFKKKE